ATATCTTCCATACGAATGCGCTTGAGCGATCCTGTACCGCTGATGGTAGGTCGCTGGCTGGAGAAGTCGAACGCCATGTCGCCCGAATGCTTACCGCCAAAGAGCTCTGCGGTCCAGTGCCTTACGAGAATTTTTCCAGGCGCGAGCTCCAGTTGCGCGCTTACGTTCTGTGCGTGAAAGTTCCGGACATTCAGATGCTGAGCCGAGATGTTGCCATCGCATGGAATGTCGAGCAACCACTTCGCATCAAATTGTCGTGCCGGGTTGAAGAACGGTATCGAAAATCCTGATGAGGCGTTGAGCAGTTTGAGCAGCGCAGCGTCGCTGAGGTTCTCAGTCTGTAAGTCGAATGTTGCGTTGCAGAGGAGATGGTCTTCACAGTGCCTTGCGGCAGAGAAGCTTCCCGTGAAGGCGAATTCCGAATGGGGAAAGCTCCCCAGGATTTGTTCAGCATGCAGGCTCTGGCCATCGAACTTCAGGGAACCGGCTGAGACAGTAAGAGGTTCAGATACTCCGCGCAAGGACAATACAGCGGATTTGATCTGTGCGTGGCCTGAGACCGACGGAGGAGCAAAATGTTGCCACTCACCCGAGTACTGTGCACTAATCATTCCCGATCCTTCGAGATCGGTTTTCGGTGGATTCAGCCCAAGCACGCGCGCGGCCTGCATCAAACGCCGCCACTCTACTGGACCATTTAGATCAATACGATATCCATCCGCATCGAACAGCGCCGAAAGTTGGGCTTTACCGCCAAGGTCGAGCATGAACGGCTCAAGTACAGCACGCGACGCCGTGCGCTGAGGTGCAACCTGGTGCCGCGACTTTGGGAACACCGACTGCGGAGAACTGAAGTTCAAGCTAACGACGCGAGGAAATGCGAGCGGAGAGTCCAGCACACGAGATTGAATTACTACCCGGCTCGCTGTGGCTGCGCCACTCCACTTCGCTGGTGCTCCCCCAATGCGCTCGATCAACCACGTGCCGTCGATAAGGCCATCGGCGGTCAGGTCGTCAGGCAGAGCGCTTTTGGCATGCAGTGCAGCCCGAATCAACGACGAAGCCGGAACCTTACTGGCGAAGAGCCTGAGCTCGATGTCTGGCGACTCACCAAGTAAATGAAAATTGCCTTGCGCCGCCAAGACGCCTGATTCCATGGGCAAGCGGCAGTTGAACTCAAGTCGGTTGGCCGCGCTATCCGGGGCAGCCGCGCGGAAGCGGTTCTCACAGTTCACCCGCAGGTTAAACGAGGTATTGCGCGCGATGTCATAGCGCCGGAATTCATCGATGCTGACATTCAGCTTCGCCGTGAAATCAGTGGGAGTCCCTTTGAGCTCGGAGCTAAGTTCGACAGCGCCGCGCCATCCCGGGTCATGCCCTCGTGCAATAAGTGTGATCGCGCTTACCTCTGGCCGCTCCCAGGTTACTTGCAAGTGGAATGGTGTCTCTGAAAACTTAGGTGCGCGATCGAATGAGCCTGAGACCTTGATCGAGCCAGTGTCGGTAACGCGCTCATCCGTTCTCAGAGGAATGGCCTTCAGGCGAACGTTCCAGCGATTCTCTGCCGCGAGCCAGAGCGCAAAGTCGGCGTCGGAGAGTGCGAAGGGCTTCTTTTCCGCACCAAACTTGAAGTTAATGCGACTCTCGTTGAGTTCGATGTAGGGGAAACGCGTCCTGGTTTCTGGCTGCTTCTTGTTAGTTGGTGCCGATGGAACTTGCGCCGCGCGATTGATGAGGCGCTCGAGGTTCCAGTGGCCGTCAGGAGAGCGCGCGATATTCAGGCTGGCTTGCGTAAGTGAGATGCTGGCGATCTCGAATCTTCCTCGCCAGAGTGACGACACACGCAGTGTCGCAACGCTGCTCTGGCCGGCGTCCTCGGAGGTCTGCAGAATCGGCTCGGCGCCAAACTCGTAGCCATCGCTGATTCTTAGTTGTCGAAAGGTAAATCCAGGCAGCGGAAGCAGTCGCAGACGAACATCTTCGATCGTCACTGGACGTCCCAGAGACCGTGATAGAGACTCCGAGAATCGCGCGCGAAAGTGATTCAGATTAACCATGGGCGGAAGCAGAAATCCCAGTACCAGCAGGAACGCTAGCAATAGGTAGATTCGCTTTCGCGCAATTAACGAGGACATTTAGTGCACCAGTTGGAACATGCGGCGCCAGCGCGTCTCGTCGAAAAAGTGCAGAGCGACGTGCCCAAGGAATTGGATGCGATCGCTCATCTCCGTCTTTTGCCACTGATCCGGCGGAGTTTGAAACGACCAATACACAAATAGAGGACGACCGATTATGTTTTCGCGAGGGATAAAGCCCCAGTAACGGCTGTCGTAACTCTCGTCGCGATTGTCACCCATGCCGAAATAGCTGTCGGGAGGCACCACCAGATCCTCGCCCTGTTTCAGAACTCCCACCTGTACTGGCCATTCAGGTGAAACCTGGGCTGAAGCCTGGATCGCTGGAACTGCCGGAAAGTTGTCTCGATACGGGTTGTAATCGCCGACTTTGTGAATTAAATACGGTTCGCTGAGCGGCTCTCCGTTGCGATACACCACACCGTTGCGCAAGTGAAGTTTGTCTCCGGGAATCCCGATCACGCGCTTCACTACGTAGAGTCCCGGAGTTTGTGGCGATAGAAATACGACGATGTCGCCGTGACGGATCTGCCGATAATGCTCAAACGGAGCCCAACGCGTCGGCGGAGCAACGGTAATGCGATCCACAAAGACGTGATCGCCGATCAGCAGAGTGTTTTCCATCGAACTCGAAGGAATTTCAAAAGCCTGAATGTTGAACGTGATGATAAAGAGTCCCGTAACCAGGACTGCCGCCATGGAAGATATGAACTCCATGGGCGTTTCTTTCTTCTTTTCCGGCTTCTCGGGCGGCGCCGCTTGCGTCTTTTCTTTGGGTATAAGTACGTCGCTTTTCACGATTAAGTAATCCAGTTAGGCAGAATCAGCGAACCAGACGGAATGTCCGGTCCCAACGAGCGTCCTCCGGAAGGTGGACGAGCGTGTAGAGCAAACGTCCAAGTTTACCATCCGACGCAGCGGTCTCCGGGCGCTGGACCGACCAGTAAATCAGGAACGGACGCCCAATAATGTTCTCTCGGGGCACAAATCCCCAATAACGGCTGTCTAAACTCTCGTCGCGATTGTCGCCCATCACAAAATATTTTCCTGGCGGAACCACGATCTCGCCCTGATGCACGACGTTATGCATCTCCACCCACCAACGCGAGTTCACTTCGGGACTGATGTAGTTTCCTGCAGGAAAATTGTCGCGATAGGAGTCGAATTGCTGACTTTTGTGGATGGCAAACGCCGAATCGTCGATCGCTTTGCCGTTTACAAAGACTTTTCCGCGATACAAGTGAACGTGATCCCCGGGAATTCCGACAACGCGCTTCACAAAATGCTGCGCCGGTTGAATCGGATATCGGAAGACAATGATGTCGCCCCGGTTGATCGGCGAGTACGGTAGAAGCGAATTCCAGATACCGCCGTCGGCAAAGTGGACCTTATCCACCAGCAAATAATCCCCAATCAGCAGCGTCTTTTCCATTGATTGGGACGGGATCTGGAACGCCTGGGCGAGGAATGTGATGACAAATACGGCAAGGACTACCGTGGATGAAAGCCATTGAATTCCGCTCATCCAGTCGTCGGCATCTCGTCTGCGAGCAGGCTTTGCTGATTTTGCAGGAGCTGCAGCCTTCACTTCAGATTCAGGAATGCCCGCGGCGCTCTCGCCGACCGGTGTTTCCGACGGAAAAACCGCGACCGAGCCAGGAGATTGAACGCCTTCACCTGGCTCAGCTAGCGGAGTGGCGGGCGATTCCATGGGCTCGTTCATGCCTGCCCCGCTTGAACCGGTTCATTAGAGCGGAGATATTCCAGCGCGATTCGTGCTGCCTGCTGTTCGGCTTTTTTCTTCGTGGAGTCCTCGCCGGAGGCCACATACAACGGTTCCTGGGCCCCTTGCTCAAGGATACGAACTTGCATAGTGAACAGTTTCCGATGTTCCGGGCCGGTTTCGCTTACGACTGAATACACGGGTTGCGCCAGCCCTTTCGCCTGAACCCACTCCTGAAGCGCCGATTTGTAGTCGGTAAAGTGCTCATTCAGATCTGGATTTGACTCCAACCGAGCTAATTCGGGTTCCAGAACGAGGCTTACGATCAATTTTTGTGCCGGTTCCATGCCTCCGTCCAAGTAGACCGCGGCGATTAGCGCCTCCAGTCCATCGGCCAGAAGACCCGGTTTCGATCGTCCGCCACTACGCTCTTCTCCGCGTCCAAGCAGCAAAAAATGGCCAAGTTGCAGGTTCCGCGCCACCTTTACTAGATGCCGCGCGCTCACCAAATGCGCCCGCATCTTCGAAAGTTGGCCCTCCCGATGCGCCGGGAAGCGTTGAAACAGCAATTCACTGGTCACCAGGCCGAGCACAGCGTCACCGAGGAACTCAAATTGTTCGTTATCTTTAGCGGGATTAGCGCCGCTTTCGCCGCCATTTGCTGCGGCTTTGGTCTCCATTTCGTGGGCCAAAGAGCTGTGTGTAAGGGCTTGGCGGAGCAGTTCCGGGGAAGAAAAGTGGTACTCCAGCGCCGATTCAAGTTGTTCTACATCTTCGATTTTCATCGACGCATGCGCGATCTACGGCAAATTTGATTTAGGGGGAGTGTTAGTTGCAGGCGCAGCAGGAGCCGGATTTGACGCCGGTTGTGCGCCACTTTCGTTCAATTTTGTTAGACGATCAACCTCTTGCTTGGCCAACATTGCCACCGGAGAGTTCGCCGGAGACACTTCCATGGCCTTATTCGCCGAAATTAATGCTGCTGGATACTGCTTTAGGTGGTCTTGAGCCAAGGCTAAGCGGAGATAAGTGAGCGGTTCCACCGGCCCGGGAACACTTAAAGCAATGGATTGCTGGAATTCCTGAGCGGCTGCGTCGTCGTTTTTACGGTCTAGCTGCACCATTCCAACAGCAGAATGTGCCATCGACTTGAGCACTTTCTTCGCGGATTCAATCTGCTCCGAGCTGGCGTTCGAGGGCACCATAAGGTCGCTATTCACGCTTTCCAGGGACCTTTGCGCATACTTTACGGCTTCATCGTACCGCTCTTCGCGGTCTAAATC
This genomic window from Terriglobales bacterium contains:
- a CDS encoding AsmA family protein, which produces MSSLIARKRIYLLLAFLLVLGFLLPPMVNLNHFRARFSESLSRSLGRPVTIEDVRLRLLPLPGFTFRQLRISDGYEFGAEPILQTSEDAGQSSVATLRVSSLWRGRFEIASISLTQASLNIARSPDGHWNLERLINRAAQVPSAPTNKKQPETRTRFPYIELNESRINFKFGAEKKPFALSDADFALWLAAENRWNVRLKAIPLRTDERVTDTGSIKVSGSFDRAPKFSETPFHLQVTWERPEVSAITLIARGHDPGWRGAVELSSELKGTPTDFTAKLNVSIDEFRRYDIARNTSFNLRVNCENRFRAAAPDSAANRLEFNCRLPMESGVLAAQGNFHLLGESPDIELRLFASKVPASSLIRAALHAKSALPDDLTADGLIDGTWLIERIGGAPAKWSGAATASRVVIQSRVLDSPLAFPRVVSLNFSSPQSVFPKSRHQVAPQRTASRAVLEPFMLDLGGKAQLSALFDADGYRIDLNGPVEWRRLMQAARVLGLNPPKTDLEGSGMISAQYSGEWQHFAPPSVSGHAQIKSAVLSLRGVSEPLTVSAGSLKFDGQSLHAEQILGSFPHSEFAFTGSFSAARHCEDHLLCNATFDLQTENLSDAALLKLLNASSGFSIPFFNPARQFDAKWLLDIPCDGNISAQHLNVRNFHAQNVSAQLELAPGKILVRHWTAELFGGKHSGDMAFDFSSQRPTISGTGSLKRIRMEDIDGELEVPLASGNVDVDYKLTMNGRTVDELVSSTNGSGAFSWHNGEIRSLHSDSEAASPLNFAAWSGHFTVEKRRIALQNTRMTSTSGVREVSGQVSFNREWNLKFLRANGSGFIASGTIANPTISSEPAKLAEAR
- the lepB gene encoding signal peptidase I, with translation MKSDVLIPKEKTQAAPPEKPEKKKETPMEFISSMAAVLVTGLFIITFNIQAFEIPSSSMENTLLIGDHVFVDRITVAPPTRWAPFEHYRQIRHGDIVVFLSPQTPGLYVVKRVIGIPGDKLHLRNGVVYRNGEPLSEPYLIHKVGDYNPYRDNFPAVPAIQASAQVSPEWPVQVGVLKQGEDLVVPPDSYFGMGDNRDESYDSRYWGFIPRENIIGRPLFVYWSFQTPPDQWQKTEMSDRIQFLGHVALHFFDETRWRRMFQLVH
- the lepB gene encoding signal peptidase I, with translation MNEPMESPATPLAEPGEGVQSPGSVAVFPSETPVGESAAGIPESEVKAAAPAKSAKPARRRDADDWMSGIQWLSSTVVLAVFVITFLAQAFQIPSQSMEKTLLIGDYLLVDKVHFADGGIWNSLLPYSPINRGDIIVFRYPIQPAQHFVKRVVGIPGDHVHLYRGKVFVNGKAIDDSAFAIHKSQQFDSYRDNFPAGNYISPEVNSRWWVEMHNVVHQGEIVVPPGKYFVMGDNRDESLDSRYWGFVPRENIIGRPFLIYWSVQRPETAASDGKLGRLLYTLVHLPEDARWDRTFRLVR
- the rnc gene encoding ribonuclease III, which gives rise to MKIEDVEQLESALEYHFSSPELLRQALTHSSLAHEMETKAAANGGESGANPAKDNEQFEFLGDAVLGLVTSELLFQRFPAHREGQLSKMRAHLVSARHLVKVARNLQLGHFLLLGRGEERSGGRSKPGLLADGLEALIAAVYLDGGMEPAQKLIVSLVLEPELARLESNPDLNEHFTDYKSALQEWVQAKGLAQPVYSVVSETGPEHRKLFTMQVRILEQGAQEPLYVASGEDSTKKKAEQQAARIALEYLRSNEPVQAGQA